Genomic window (Caldisericia bacterium):
GGTTTTGCAGATTTACTTATAAAATTAAGAATCCCTTATAACTCAGATTATGCAGTTAATTTAGCAAGAGAACTTATGTCATTTATAAACAAAAAGGCATGGGAGAAATCAGAAGAGTTAGCATTAGAAAGAGGTGTTTATCCTGCATGGAGTGGAAGTATTCATGAAAAAGAAAATAGAAAAGTTAGAAATGCAACAGTTACAACAATTGCACCAACTGGTTCTATAAGTATTATTGCAGGTTGCTCTTCAGGGATTGAGCCAATTTTTGCACTTGCTTTCAAAAGACAAGTCGCAATTGGCCAATGGTTTGAAATTCATCCACTTTTTGAAAACGAGCTTAAAGAAAGAGGTTTATATTCTGATGAGTTAATGGAAAGAGTTGTTGAGGAAGGAACAATTCAACATATTGATGAAATACCAGAAGATATGAAACGAATTTATGTAACAGCACATGATATTGAACCTGAATGGCATATAAAAATTCAAAAAGCATTTCAAGATTTTGTAGATAATGCTGTTTCAAAGACAGTTAATCTAAGAAATGAAGCAACAATTGATGATGTTAGAAAAGTTTATCTTATGGCTTATGAACTTGGGCTTAAAGGAGTTACTGTTTATAGAGATAGATCAAAAGAAGTTCAAGTATTAATAAAGGGAAAAGAAACAAAAGAAGAGGAAAAGGGAAAGTTAAGTCCTAGACCAAGACCAAAAATAACTTATGGTGCAACAATTAAAATGAAAACAGGTTGTGGAAATTTATATGTAACAATTAATGAAGATGAAAATGGTATATGTGAAGTGTTTTCAACTTTAGGAAAAGCAGGAGGATGTGCTGCTTCACAAACAGAAGCAATTTCAAGGTTAGTATCTCTTGCACTTCGCTCTGGAGTCTCGCCAGAACCTATAATTGAACAACTTAAAGGAATTAGATGTCCTAATCCAATATGGGGAGATGGAGAAAAGATACTTTCATGTGCAGATGCAATAGCAAAAGCAATAGAGATTTACCTTTCTATGAGTAAAGAAGAGAAAAAGGAGTTAAAATTTGAGGAAAAAGTTACTCAAAAATTTGAGACTACTTTCCAAAAGAAAGATTTACAAATTTGTCCTGAATGTGGGTCTCTTATGATGAGTCAAGAAGGGTGTTATACTTGTCCTAATTGTGGATACTCAAAATGTGATTAAATGAGAGAGAGTTCTGATTTATTAATATATAATATAAAAGAGATTGTAACACCTTTTGATTTTAAATTAAAAAGAGGTAAAGATTTAAGTAAGTTAAAAATAATAGAAAATGGAGGAATTTCTATTAAAAGTGGAAAAATTGTTTGTGTTTCAACAACTGAAGAAGTTCTTGATAGATTTGAAAGCGAAAACATAATTGATTTAAAAAATGAGAATATTGTATTACCTGGTTTTGTAGATCCTCATACACATTTGATTTTTGGAGGTTCAAGAGAAGAAGAATTTTTAGCAAGGATTTCTGGTGAGCCATATCTTTCAATTCAAAAAAAGGGTGGTGGAATTTATAAAACTCAAAAAGACACAACAGATTTAGATGAAATTGAGCTTATTAAAATAACAAAAGAAAGAATAAATTTAGGAAATTTATATGGAATTCTTACTTTTGAAATAAAAAGTGGTTATGGACTTTATATTGACAAAGAGATTAAACTACTAAAAATAATTAAAAAATTGAAAGAAGAATTAAATTCTAAAATTATATCAACATTTTTACTTCATCTTGTTCCTAAAGATATAGATAAAAAAGTTTTTATAAGTGAAGTTTTAGAAAAATTACCCCAATTAAGAGAAGATAATCTTTTCGATTTTATTGATATTTTTATTGAAGAAGGCGCATTTTTATTAGATGATGCTATAAAAATTTTAGAAATTTCTCAAAAATTAAACATTAATGTTTCTCTTCATGTTGACCAATTCAATAGATTTGGTGCCTCAAAACTTGCAATAAATTATAATATAAAATCTCTTTCACACCTAGATTTAACTTCAGATACAGAACTCGAAGAACTCAGTAAGACAGAAACCGTTGGAATAATTTTTCCTCTTGAAAGATTTGTTTTTAAAAGAGAAGAGAATAGGGGTAGAAAGTTAATTGATATGGGGATTCCATTAGCACTTTCAACAGATTTTAATCCTGGAACATCACCCTCATTAAATTTTCCATTAATTTTATCTTTAGGTATAATTAGAGAAGGATTAAAAATAGAAGAAGCAATAAATGCATCAACAATAAATAGTGCTTATGCTTTGAATATTCAAAAAGATGTAGGATCAATTGAGATAGGCAAAAGAGCTGATTTAATAATTTTAAACCTAAGTAGTTATAAACAGATACCATATTTTGTTGGTATGAATTTTACAAAATATGTAATAATTAATGGTGAGGTGATAAGAATTGATAGATAAACAAAAGATCAAAAAAGCAGTTGAAATGATTATTGAAGCAATTGGAGAGAATAAAGAGAGAGAGGGTTTAAAAGATACTCCTGAAAGAATAGGAGATATGTATGAAGAAATTTTCAGAGGTCTCCATGAAGACCCAAGAGAGCATTTAAAAAATGGCTTTGTTGAAGAAAAACACCATGAGATGGTAATTTTAAGAAATATCACCTTTTTCTCAATGTGTGAACATCATTTTCTTCCTTTTTTTGGGAAAACGCATATAGGGTACATTCCAAACAAAAAAATTGTAGGAATCTCTAAAATTGCAAGAGTTGTTGATTCTATCTCTAGAAAACCACAACTTCAGGAGAGATTAACAAGCGAAATTGCAGATGTAATATATGAAGAGGTCCAACCATTAGGACTTGGGGTTGTAATTGAAGCAGAACACCTCTGTATGGTTATGAGAGGAGTTAAAAAAATGGGAAGTTTAATTGTTACCTCTGCAATAAGGGGTGGGTTTGAAAAGTATGCTTCAACAAGAAGTGAATTTCTAATGTTAATTTCAAAAGGAAACAATGAATTTTAGAATAAGAGAGTTAAACTTAAAAGATTTTGAAAAACAAAAGATTTTAAGGGAACTATCTGTACACCCTATTGGTATTTCAATAATGAAAGATAAGATGATCTTAAAATTAATGAAAGTTGAAGGAATTGATACAAGAGCTGCAAATATTTTAAAACAGGAATGTCTATCTCTTGGTGGAGATTGTGCAATTCCTCATAGTGCATATAATCTTAAAGATGAAAGAGTAGATTGTATAATTATTGGCACATTATCAATTTATAAAAAACTAATTCCAAAATTAAAACTTCAACCTTTTGGATTAAAAATTATTGCTGAAGAGTTAGAAAGAATTTTATTTAATGAAAAAATAAATAAAACAAAAATAGGAGATAAAATTTTTGAATGGGGTAAAAAAACTTACATTATGGGAATAATAAATCTAACCCCAGATTCTTTTTCAGAAGATGGACTATATGGAGAAAATTTTATAGATAATGCAATAGGTTTAGCAACACTAATGGTTGAATGGGGTGCAGATTTAATAGATATTGGGGGTGAATCCACAAGACCAGGTTCATCTCCTATCTCTTATGAAGAAGAAAGAGAAAGAGTTATTCCTGTTTTAAAAAGATTAGTTAAAGAAATTGATGTTCCAATATCAGTTGATACATATAAACCTCAAATTGCGAAAGAAGCACTTGAAATTGGAGCAAGTTTAATTAATGATACACACGCTTTAAGATTCGATAATGAGATGGTAAAAATTGTAAGTAAATACAATGTACCTATTATTTTAATGCATTCAATAGATGGAAGGGGAGGTAAACCACCAAATGAAAATTATTATAAAGATGTAATTTTAGATATAAAACAATTTTTTTATGAGAGAATTGAATATGCATTTGATAATGGAATAAAAAGAGAAAATATTATATTAGACCCTGGAATTGGTTTTGGCAAAGGAGTAAAAGATAATATTGAAATCATTAAAAATATAAGTGTTTTTAAATCTTTAGGTCAACCAATTTTAATTGGTGCTAGTAGAAAAAGTTTCATTGGCGAAATCCTTTCATTGCCAGTTTATGAAAGAGTTGAAGGTACAATAGCTGCATGTCTTAAAGCAGTTGAAGAGGGAGTAGATATCTTAAGAGTTCATGATGTAAAGGAAGTTAAAAGAGCGGTTAAAATGTATGATGAATTTGTAAGGGGTAAAGATGAAAATATATCTTAAAGGAATGGAATTTTATGCATATCATGGAGCAATTAAAGAAGAAAATTTGCTAGGTCAAAGATTTGTCGTTGATCTTGAAATAGAGAGTGACATACCAGAGTTAGATGATTTAAAAAATACTGTTGATTATACAGATATTTATAAAAAAACAAAAGATATAGTTGAAAACTTTAAATTTAAACTAATTGAAACTCTTGCAAAAGAAATTGGAAAAAAACTTCTTGAAGATAAAAGAATAAAAACTATAACTGTTAGAGTAGAAAAAATTTCGCCTCCAATAAAAGGAATTCTTGAAAAAGTTGGTGTTGAGGTAATTTTAAAAAATGATTCTAATATTTTTTGATATTGAAACAACAGGTTTAAATCCAGAATATAATAAATTAATTGAAATTGGATGTATTAAAGTTAGTGATGGTATATTAAAGGAAACATTCTCTAGGTTGATTGATCCCAAAGAGTCACTTCCAGAAGATGTTAAAAAAATGACTGGTCTAACAGAAGATGATATTTTAAATTATGGAGTTGAAGAAGAAAAAGCAATAAAAGATTTTTTTGATTTTATTGATGATTATCCTATTGTTGGACACAATATATTAAATTTTGATATTCCTTTTATTGAAACAAGAAGTAATAAAAAACTAAAAAACCGCTTTTCAGATACATTAATAATTTCCAAATTTTTAGCACCTAACCTTAAATCACATTCTTTAAGAAATGCTTTAAATCAATTTGGAATTTTATCAAATGAATATCATAGAGCAGTAGATGATGCAATTTTAACTTTTAAATTGTGGGAAATTTTAAAAGAGAGAAGTAGAAACATAGAAAAAAGTTTTATAAAGAGTTATGCTGAAAAAATGTTTAAAGATGATAAATTGACCCTTGATGCATTTTATATTTTTTTAGAAGATTTATGAAAAAGCCCCTTTCAATTATTTTAAGACCAAAAAATTTTGATGAATTTATTGGACATAAAGATATTATTGATGATACATTTAAAGAAAAAATTAAAAGTGGATTTGTTCCACATTTATTAATTTGGGGGCCTCCAGGTTCAGGTAAAACAACACTTGCAGAAATTATTAAAAATGAGAGTAAATTAAATTTTATAAGAGTTTCTGGTGCGGAAACTGGAATAAAGGAATTAAGAATTATAATTGAAAATGCAAAAAGAGAAAAGGAGTTTTTTCAAAAAGAAACAATTCTTTTTATAGATGAAATTCATAGATTAGATAGAAAAGAACAAGATTTTTTACTTTCATTTGTAGAAAATAGAGATATTGTTTTAATTGGAGCAACAACAGAAAATCCTTATTTTACTATAGTTCCACCTCTATTATCTAGGTGTTTTCTTATAATTTTAGAACCATTTAATGATGAAGAGATGAATAAAATTTTAGATAGATCCCTTAATTTTTTAGGAAATATTGAAATTGAAGATGATGCAAAAAGATTTCTTATTGAGATTTCAAAGGGTGATGCAAGATTTATGATTAATATTCTTGAAAATATAAAAGATGAATATAAGGATGAAAAAGTAAAAATAAATTATGAGAATCTTAAGAAATTTTTAATAACAAAAAAGATAAAATTTGATAAAAAGGAGGAACATTATAATTTAATATCAGCATTAATAAAATCAATTAGAGGAAGTGATCCAGATGCCTCACTATATTATCTTATGAGATTAATAGAAGGAGGTGAAGATTTAAGATTTATAACAAGAAGATTAATAATTTTAGCAAGTGAAGATATTGGTCTTTCTGACCCTTTAGCTTTAATTATTGCCACTTCTGGTGCAGAAGCAGTTGAAAGGGTAGGTCTTCCTGAAGCAAAACTAATTCTTTCAGAAATTGTACTTTACTTAGCAAAAGCACCAAAAGACAATAGAGTTTTAAAAGCACAAGAAAAGGTTTTAGAAATAATTGAGAAATTTGGAAATCTTCCAGTTCCACTTCATCTTAGAAACCCAGTTTTAAAAGGTTTAAAAGAACTCCACTGGGGAGA
Coding sequences:
- the folE gene encoding GTP cyclohydrolase I FolE, with amino-acid sequence MIDKQKIKKAVEMIIEAIGENKEREGLKDTPERIGDMYEEIFRGLHEDPREHLKNGFVEEKHHEMVILRNITFFSMCEHHFLPFFGKTHIGYIPNKKIVGISKIARVVDSISRKPQLQERLTSEIADVIYEEVQPLGLGVVIEAEHLCMVMRGVKKMGSLIVTSAIRGGFEKYASTRSEFLMLISKGNNEF
- a CDS encoding replication-associated recombination protein A, with amino-acid sequence MKKPLSIILRPKNFDEFIGHKDIIDDTFKEKIKSGFVPHLLIWGPPGSGKTTLAEIIKNESKLNFIRVSGAETGIKELRIIIENAKREKEFFQKETILFIDEIHRLDRKEQDFLLSFVENRDIVLIGATTENPYFTIVPPLLSRCFLIILEPFNDEEMNKILDRSLNFLGNIEIEDDAKRFLIEISKGDARFMINILENIKDEYKDEKVKINYENLKKFLITKKIKFDKKEEHYNLISALIKSIRGSDPDASLYYLMRLIEGGEDLRFITRRLIILASEDIGLSDPLALIIATSGAEAVERVGLPEAKLILSEIVLYLAKAPKDNRVLKAQEKVLEIIEKFGNLPVPLHLRNPVLKGLKELHWGEGYKYPHDHPNEKIDYLPEEIKDKKFFEEK
- the folP gene encoding dihydropteroate synthase, translating into MNFRIRELNLKDFEKQKILRELSVHPIGISIMKDKMILKLMKVEGIDTRAANILKQECLSLGGDCAIPHSAYNLKDERVDCIIIGTLSIYKKLIPKLKLQPFGLKIIAEELERILFNEKINKTKIGDKIFEWGKKTYIMGIINLTPDSFSEDGLYGENFIDNAIGLATLMVEWGADLIDIGGESTRPGSSPISYEEERERVIPVLKRLVKEIDVPISVDTYKPQIAKEALEIGASLINDTHALRFDNEMVKIVSKYNVPIILMHSIDGRGGKPPNENYYKDVILDIKQFFYERIEYAFDNGIKRENIILDPGIGFGKGVKDNIEIIKNISVFKSLGQPILIGASRKSFIGEILSLPVYERVEGTIAACLKAVEEGVDILRVHDVKEVKRAVKMYDEFVRGKDENIS
- the folB gene encoding dihydroneopterin aldolase — protein: MKIYLKGMEFYAYHGAIKEENLLGQRFVVDLEIESDIPELDDLKNTVDYTDIYKKTKDIVENFKFKLIETLAKEIGKKLLEDKRIKTITVRVEKISPPIKGILEKVGVEVILKNDSNIF
- the hutI gene encoding imidazolonepropionase: MRESSDLLIYNIKEIVTPFDFKLKRGKDLSKLKIIENGGISIKSGKIVCVSTTEEVLDRFESENIIDLKNENIVLPGFVDPHTHLIFGGSREEEFLARISGEPYLSIQKKGGGIYKTQKDTTDLDEIELIKITKERINLGNLYGILTFEIKSGYGLYIDKEIKLLKIIKKLKEELNSKIISTFLLHLVPKDIDKKVFISEVLEKLPQLREDNLFDFIDIFIEEGAFLLDDAIKILEISQKLNINVSLHVDQFNRFGASKLAINYNIKSLSHLDLTSDTELEELSKTETVGIIFPLERFVFKREENRGRKLIDMGIPLALSTDFNPGTSPSLNFPLILSLGIIREGLKIEEAINASTINSAYALNIQKDVGSIEIGKRADLIILNLSSYKQIPYFVGMNFTKYVIINGEVIRIDR
- a CDS encoding 3'-5' exonuclease, whose protein sequence is MILIFFDIETTGLNPEYNKLIEIGCIKVSDGILKETFSRLIDPKESLPEDVKKMTGLTEDDILNYGVEEEKAIKDFFDFIDDYPIVGHNILNFDIPFIETRSNKKLKNRFSDTLIISKFLAPNLKSHSLRNALNQFGILSNEYHRAVDDAILTFKLWEILKERSRNIEKSFIKSYAEKMFKDDKLTLDAFYIFLEDL
- a CDS encoding TSCPD domain-containing protein, which produces EKSIEFLGDEEDFDLTEPFTHSMIANGIVVHQCGEQPLLPYESCNLGSIDVSKFVKDGKIDYERLGKIVKNAVHFLDNVIDANRFPLKQIEEKTKLTRKIGLGIMGFADLLIKLRIPYNSDYAVNLARELMSFINKKAWEKSEELALERGVYPAWSGSIHEKENRKVRNATVTTIAPTGSISIIAGCSSGIEPIFALAFKRQVAIGQWFEIHPLFENELKERGLYSDELMERVVEEGTIQHIDEIPEDMKRIYVTAHDIEPEWHIKIQKAFQDFVDNAVSKTVNLRNEATIDDVRKVYLMAYELGLKGVTVYRDRSKEVQVLIKGKETKEEEKGKLSPRPRPKITYGATIKMKTGCGNLYVTINEDENGICEVFSTLGKAGGCAASQTEAISRLVSLALRSGVSPEPIIEQLKGIRCPNPIWGDGEKILSCADAIAKAIEIYLSMSKEEKKELKFEEKVTQKFETTFQKKDLQICPECGSLMMSQEGCYTCPNCGYSKCD